In one Natrarchaeobius halalkaliphilus genomic region, the following are encoded:
- a CDS encoding ABC transporter ATP-binding protein — protein sequence MSSTPRAIDADGLTKRFGSATAVDGVDLAVERGTVYGFLGPNGAGKTTTMRMLTTLTRPTAGNAWIAGDPVTDRGAVRDSIGYLPEEPPVFDELTGREQLEYTARLREIPRERSQRRIDGWLERFSLSADAGKRIDDYSKGMRQKIGLVQALLHEPAVVFLDEPTSGLDPRAARTVMNAIRELADDGHTVFLSTHILPVVEELADTVGVLFDGRIVTEGDPDELTAQIESEADSTLEDVFLTVTTDHGPTVSEHR from the coding sequence ATGTCCTCCACACCACGAGCGATCGATGCGGACGGATTGACGAAGCGGTTCGGCTCCGCGACCGCCGTCGACGGCGTCGATCTGGCCGTCGAACGCGGGACCGTCTACGGCTTTCTCGGACCGAACGGTGCCGGAAAGACGACGACGATGCGAATGCTGACGACCCTCACCCGTCCAACGGCCGGCAACGCGTGGATCGCAGGCGATCCCGTGACCGACCGTGGCGCTGTGCGTGACTCGATCGGCTACCTCCCCGAAGAGCCGCCGGTCTTCGACGAGCTGACCGGCCGGGAGCAACTCGAGTACACGGCCCGACTACGGGAGATCCCCCGAGAGCGATCACAACGACGGATCGACGGCTGGCTCGAGCGATTTAGCCTGAGCGCCGACGCCGGGAAACGGATCGACGACTACTCGAAGGGAATGCGCCAGAAGATCGGGCTCGTCCAGGCACTGTTGCACGAACCCGCGGTCGTCTTCCTCGACGAGCCGACGAGCGGTCTCGACCCGAGGGCCGCCCGGACCGTCATGAACGCGATCAGAGAATTGGCCGACGACGGCCACACCGTCTTTCTCTCGACGCACATCCTCCCCGTCGTCGAAGAACTCGCGGACACGGTCGGCGTCCTCTTCGACGGGCGAATCGTTACCGAGGGTGATCCCGACGAGCTCACCGCACAGATCGAAAGCGAGGCCGACTCGACGCTCGAAGACGTCTTTCTCACGGTCACGACGGACCACGGTCCCACCGTCAGCGAGCACCGATGA